A segment of the Candidatus Methylomirabilota bacterium genome:
GCCCGGCTCGCCGCCGGCGCGCTCGAGGAGCTCGCGGAGCATCGCGAGCACGTCGCCGGTGAGGTAGCGGCGGATCGCGTCGCCCTCGGCGGCCATGTGGGCCCGCACGGCGTCCGGCGTGAGCGCTTCCCCGTGCGCCTCGAGGGCGTGCTTCAGCCACTGCGCCGACAGGATCCCGTTGGTGAAGGTCGCGCGCACGCCCCCGTGCCGGGCGGTCACCAGCACGTCGCTCGTCTCGTACCCCGGGTCGGCGTAGGCGAGCGGCACCGCGGGGCCCATGTACGTCTTCGGGGGAAGACCGGTGACGGGCGCGAGCCCCGGTCGCGGGGGGACGAGCGGACGGATGCGGTACTTGACCCGCGCGTCGGCGGGGCGCCGGGCGGTCTGGTCCCGACGCTTGCGCACCGTCAGGTCGCGCCAGAAGAGCTTCTGCACGGGCCAGACGCTCGTGGTCTGTGGCTTCCAGCCCGGGTTCGACTGGCCCTTGAACGAAACCCAGGCCGCGAGCGGGCGCTCCTCGCCGGTGTCGACGTAGATGCGGGTGATCTCGAAGCCCAGACAGTGCTCGATGGTGTCGTCGAGCGTCCACGCGACGAAGGCGATCTCGTTGTTCGCGTAGGCCTTGGCCGCGACGATCCGCCCCATGCTCCGCCCTCCGCCTCGGCCCGGCCTCAGCCCGCGGCGGCCCGCCGCTCCAGCACCTCGGGGTTCACGACGTTGATCGGCTTGCCGCTCGCGTAGGCGAGGATCTGGTCGAAGATCGTGCTGAACATGTGCTCGAGCCCGGCGCGCTCCACGTACCCGAGATGCGGCACGCAGACCACGTTGTCCATCGCCAGCAGCGGATGCCGGCCGCCCAGCACCGGCTCCTCCTCGTAGACGTCCACCGCCGCCAGCCCGGGCCGCCCCGCGCGCAGCGCCGCCTCGAGCGCCCCCGGCGCGATCAGCCCCGCGCGGCTCGTGTTGACCAGCAGCGCCGTCGGCTTCATGCGGGCGAGGTCGCCGGCGCCGACGATGCCGCGCGTGGCGTCGATGAGCCTGAGGTGCAGCGAGAGGACGTCCGACTCCGCGAACAGCGCTTCCTTGCTCGCCGCGACCGCGACGCCGTCCTCGCGCGCCTTGGTGACCGAGGCCTCGCGCCCCCAGGCGAGCACGTTCATGCCGAACGCCCGGCCATAGCCGGCGACGACGGCGCCGATGCGGCCGTAGCCGTAGACGCCCAGCGTCTTGCCGCGCAGGCCGACGCCGATGGGATACGCCTGCCACTTCCCCGCACGGAGCGCCGCCGCCTCCTGCGGGATGCGCCGGAGCGCCGCGATGACGAGCCCCCACGTGAGCTCGGCCGTCGCGTACGACGGCCGCCCCGGCGCCATGTACGACGACACGATCACGCCGCGCCGCGTGCACGCCGGGACGTCGATGTGCGGGTACACGCTCACCTGGCTGATGAGCCGGAGCTTGTCGAGGCGCTCGAGGAGCGGCGCGCGGATCGGCGTGCGCTCGCGGAGGAGCGTCAGGGCCTCGGTGTCCTTGAGCCGCGCCGCCAGCACCTCCACGTCCTTGGTGTGATCGTTGAAGACCGTGACCTCGTGGCCGGCGACCTTCGCGAAGCACGGCAGCGTCCGGATCGTGTCCTGATAGTCGTCGAGGATCGTGAGGTTCATGTCGCGCAAGCCTATCACGGCCTGTTACACTGCGCGCGCGGCCCGGGGCCGAGGAGGCGGCGTGCGCATCCACAGCGTCGAGGCGATCCCGCTCGACATTCCACTGACGAAGAACTTCGGGGGCAGCACGTACACCGTCCTCAAGCGCTCGACGGTCGTCACGCGCCTCCGCACGGACGCCGGGCTCGTCAGCGAGGTCTACAACGGGGACAATCGGGAGCACGGCCGCGAGATCGCGCGGCTGGTCCGCGACGAGCTCGTCCCCCGCGTCACGGGCCTCGACGTCTTCGAGGGCGAGCGCATCTGGGAGGAGATGTTCGCCCTCACCCACGCGAGCCGCGACCGGAAGGTCCTGATGGAGGCGATCGCCTGCGTCGACTGTGCCGTCTGGGACCTCGCCGGCAAGGCTGTCGGCAAGAGTGTCTGCTCCCTGCTCGGCGGCTACCGCGAGCGCCTGCCGATCATCTCGATCGGCGGCTACTACATGGCCGGCAAGACGCTCGCCGACATCGGGCGGGAGATGGAAGCCTATCGCCGGGCCGGGATGGCAGGCTGCAAGTTCAAGGTCGGCGGCCTCGCGCCCGAGGAGGACGCGAAGCGTGTGGAGGCGGCGCGCCGGGCGGCCGGTTCCGACTTCGTCCTGGCGGTGGACGCGAACCGCGGCTGGTCGGTCGAGGACGCGGTGCGCTTCGCGCGCCTCGTCGAGCCGCTCGACATCGCCTGGTTCGAGGAGCCCTGCCACTGGCACGACGACGCCGCGATGATGGCGCGCGTGCGGCAAGCGACCCGCATCCCGATCACCGCCGGCCAGAGCGAGATCACGAGCCACGGCGTGCGGCGCCTCGTCGACGCGGGCGCCGTCGACCTCGTCAACTTCGACGCCTCGGAGGGCGGCGGCGTCACCGAGTGGCGCCGCGCGGCCGCGCTCTGCCGCGTGGCGGGCGTGCGGATGGCGCACCACGAGGAGCCGCAGATCGCCCAGCACCTGCTCGCCGCCGTCCCGCACGGCACCTACGTCGAGTGCTTCGCCGACCCCGAGCGCGACCCGATGTGGCAGGCCGTCTGGGCGAACCGCCCCGCGATCAAGGAGGGGACGCTCGAGGTGGCGCGCGACCCGGGCTTTGGCCTCGTCCTCGACGAAGGGCTGGTCCGGAAGTACCGCGTCGACTAGGCCGGCACGGCCAGCGCCGCGCGACCGAAGCCGAGGCCACGCCAGAGGTCGGCGAGCGCGTCGCGGCCGAGCGCCGAGCGGGCGAGCACGTCGCCCACCGCCGGCACCAGCGCGAACCCGTGGCCCGAGAATCCGGCGGCGACGAGGAGCCCGTCCACGCCCGGGACGGGGCCGAGCACCGGAAGCTCGTCGGGCGTGAACGCTTCGAGGCCCGCCCAGCTCCGCGCGAGCGGCCCGCCCGCGAGGGCCGGGTAGACGGTGCGCGCGACCTCCAGGCTCCCGCGCACGCTCGCGTCGAGCACCTCCCACCGGTTCGCCGCTTCGTCCACGACGCGCGCGGGCCAGCCGCCCCCGATGAGATAGGCGCCGTCGTCCAGCTGCTTCAGGCTGAGCTTCCGGTCGAAGCAGCCCACCACCGGCGCGAGCGCTCGGGGCGCCGGCGCGGTCAGCAGCATCTGGAGCGGCCGCGTCGCGAGCGGCAGGTGGATGCCGAGGGCGGCGAGGAGCGGAGCGCTCCACACCCCGGCCGCCACGATGGCAACGTCGCACCGCTCGCGCACGCCGTCCGTCCGCACGACGCCCACGACGCGGCCGCGCTCGACGACGAGCGCCCGCGCGCCCACGCCCTCCTCGACGCGGGCGCCCAGCCGGCGCGCCGCCGTCGCGAACGCCTGGACGGTCTCCGGCGCGCCCGCCTGACCGTCGATCGCGCAGTAGGCGGCGCCGAGGCAGCCGGGCGCGACGCCCGGCACGAGGCGCCGCGCCGCCGCCGCGTCGAGCGCTTCGACCGGCACGCCGTCCGCGCGCTGCTCGGCGGCCCAGCCGCGCGCGGCGCGCCACGCCTCCTCGTCGAGCGCCGCCCGGAACCCGCCGCCGCGCCGATACCGCGTCTCTCCCTCGAGCTCGCGGTCGAGATCGAGCCAGCGGCGAAGGCTCTCGAGGGCGAGCCGGCGCTCGGCGGGATCGCGCCCCATCACGCGCACGCCGGCCGCGCTCGCCCCCGACGCCGCCGCGCCGACGCGAGCGCGCTCGAGCACCGTGACGCGCACGCCGGCGTCAGCGCGCCTGAGATGAAACGCGGCGCAGAGCCCCATGAGACCGCCGCCCGCGATCACGACGGACATCGCGGCCGAGCCTAGCACACGCCGCGTCGACAACGGTACGCGCCCGGGACGTCCGATCGGCTCCCCTAATCCGCTTGACTTCCCCGCTCGCCGTAGGCATTGTTCGCCGCAACTCACCTCTTTCCTTCGTAAACGTGTCGGGACGCAAGGAGAGACAGAATGCCTGCCAAGGACCCCGGCCGGAAGGTCGTCCGCTCCCAGGTCAATCGCCGCGACTTCCTGAAGCACGCGGGCTGGGGGACCGCCGGGTTGACGGCGCTCGTCGGCGGCGCTCGCCGGGCGCGCGCCGCGACGTCCCCGTATCCCGACTGGATCCCGGCCAGCACCAAGCCGCCGAAACGGGGCGGCGTCCTCACGCGGGCCTCGACGTGGGACCCGCCGGTGCTCGATCCGCGCCTGACGCAGTCGATCGGGCTCTTCCAGTTCGCCGGCCTCACCTCGAGCCGCCTCGTCCGCTACGCGTTCCCCGACGAGGCGAGCGGCACCAACGACCTCTCGCTCAAGGGCGACCTCGCGGAGTCGTGGCAGCCGAGCCCCGACCACCGGGTCTGGACGTTCAAGCTGCGCCAGGGGGTCAAGTGGCACAACGTGCCGCCGCTGAACGGGCGCGAGCTCACCGCGGCGGACGTCAAATACTGCTACGAGGCCTACGCGAAGGAGGGCGTGCAGTCGTTCACGTTCCGCGAGATCGAGGGGATGGAGACGCCGGAC
Coding sequences within it:
- a CDS encoding D-2-hydroxyacid dehydrogenase family protein, translating into MNLTILDDYQDTIRTLPCFAKVAGHEVTVFNDHTKDVEVLAARLKDTEALTLLRERTPIRAPLLERLDKLRLISQVSVYPHIDVPACTRRGVIVSSYMAPGRPSYATAELTWGLVIAALRRIPQEAAALRAGKWQAYPIGVGLRGKTLGVYGYGRIGAVVAGYGRAFGMNVLAWGREASVTKAREDGVAVAASKEALFAESDVLSLHLRLIDATRGIVGAGDLARMKPTALLVNTSRAGLIAPGALEAALRAGRPGLAAVDVYEEEPVLGGRHPLLAMDNVVCVPHLGYVERAGLEHMFSTIFDQILAYASGKPINVVNPEVLERRAAAG
- a CDS encoding mandelate racemase/muconate lactonizing enzyme family protein, with the translated sequence MRIHSVEAIPLDIPLTKNFGGSTYTVLKRSTVVTRLRTDAGLVSEVYNGDNREHGREIARLVRDELVPRVTGLDVFEGERIWEEMFALTHASRDRKVLMEAIACVDCAVWDLAGKAVGKSVCSLLGGYRERLPIISIGGYYMAGKTLADIGREMEAYRRAGMAGCKFKVGGLAPEEDAKRVEAARRAAGSDFVLAVDANRGWSVEDAVRFARLVEPLDIAWFEEPCHWHDDAAMMARVRQATRIPITAGQSEITSHGVRRLVDAGAVDLVNFDASEGGGVTEWRRAAALCRVAGVRMAHHEEPQIAQHLLAAVPHGTYVECFADPERDPMWQAVWANRPAIKEGTLEVARDPGFGLVLDEGLVRKYRVD
- a CDS encoding FAD-binding oxidoreductase, with the translated sequence MSVVIAGGGLMGLCAAFHLRRADAGVRVTVLERARVGAAASGASAAGVRVMGRDPAERRLALESLRRWLDLDRELEGETRYRRGGGFRAALDEEAWRAARGWAAEQRADGVPVEALDAAAARRLVPGVAPGCLGAAYCAIDGQAGAPETVQAFATAARRLGARVEEGVGARALVVERGRVVGVVRTDGVRERCDVAIVAAGVWSAPLLAALGIHLPLATRPLQMLLTAPAPRALAPVVGCFDRKLSLKQLDDGAYLIGGGWPARVVDEAANRWEVLDASVRGSLEVARTVYPALAGGPLARSWAGLEAFTPDELPVLGPVPGVDGLLVAAGFSGHGFALVPAVGDVLARSALGRDALADLWRGLGFGRAALAVPA